A genomic segment from Polyangiaceae bacterium encodes:
- a CDS encoding cytochrome c maturation protein CcmE: MSNLDDELKAAVEASEAQSPVATDVAPEPKKQGKRSLGLLLTLLVIGGGLLVLVFTGFDGDAVYSRGVDQLMDEKAKLDSEVAAATNADQAVREKERLLNRNTRVMGTLVKGSLKKRDQPCEYRFDIEKGGKKLPVRYSQCVVPDTFRDVPEMDVEVTVTGKLQNEGFFQAEQIMAKCPSKYDMKQRAANGETAPHGDMGASPRVN, from the coding sequence ATGTCGAACCTCGACGACGAGCTCAAAGCTGCGGTCGAGGCGAGCGAGGCGCAGAGCCCGGTCGCCACGGATGTCGCCCCCGAGCCCAAGAAGCAAGGCAAGCGCAGCCTCGGACTCCTGCTCACGTTGCTCGTGATCGGAGGCGGGCTCTTGGTGCTGGTGTTCACCGGATTCGATGGCGACGCGGTCTACTCTCGCGGCGTCGATCAGCTGATGGACGAGAAGGCCAAGCTCGACAGCGAGGTGGCTGCGGCGACAAACGCTGATCAGGCGGTGCGCGAGAAGGAGCGACTGCTCAATCGCAACACGCGAGTGATGGGAACGCTGGTCAAGGGCTCGCTAAAGAAGCGCGACCAGCCTTGCGAGTATCGTTTCGACATTGAAAAAGGTGGCAAGAAGCTGCCGGTCCGTTACTCCCAGTGCGTCGTGCCGGACACCTTCCGCGATGTACCTGAGATGGACGTCGAGGTCACCGTCACGGGCAAGCTGCAGAACGAAGGCTTCTTCCAAGCCGAACAGATCATGGCGAAGTGCCCGTCGAAGTACGACATGAAGCAGCGTGCGGCGAACGGAGAGACCGCGCCTCACGGCGACATGGGCGCCTCGCCCCGGGTCAACTGA
- the hemE gene encoding uroporphyrinogen decarboxylase, which produces MWDRFLRACRREPVDQTPVWFMRQAGRYMAEYRAIRKNHTLLEICKQPDLATEVTLQPVNAFAVDAAILFADILLPLEPMGAPFEFAAGEGPRVFDPVRDKAGVERLRVIEPEEGLGYVLESIKSIRKELDGKTPLIGFAGAPFTLASYLVEGGKSSHYAITKRMMYGEPELWKSLMEKLSEVVRRYLRAQVEAGAQAVQLFDSWIGALSPQDYRDFVQPHVAHILKDLETTGVPVIHFGTGTAMLLKDQKAAGGTVIGVDWRTPMNWAREQLGDDVTLQGNLDPLVLQAPEAVAKRHVDRVLDEAGGKPHIFNLGHGILPETNPDMVKMVADYVHERSAR; this is translated from the coding sequence ATGTGGGATCGCTTCCTCAGGGCTTGCCGGCGTGAACCGGTCGATCAGACTCCCGTTTGGTTCATGCGTCAGGCGGGGCGCTACATGGCGGAATACCGCGCCATTCGTAAGAACCACACGCTGCTCGAGATCTGTAAGCAACCGGATCTAGCCACGGAGGTCACGCTGCAGCCGGTGAACGCGTTCGCCGTCGACGCGGCAATTCTGTTCGCTGACATCTTGTTGCCCCTCGAACCGATGGGCGCCCCCTTCGAGTTTGCAGCGGGCGAGGGACCCCGGGTGTTCGACCCGGTGCGGGACAAAGCCGGCGTCGAGCGCCTGCGCGTCATCGAGCCTGAAGAAGGCCTCGGCTACGTGCTCGAGTCGATCAAGAGTATCCGCAAGGAACTGGACGGGAAGACGCCGCTCATCGGCTTTGCCGGTGCACCGTTCACGCTGGCTTCCTACCTGGTCGAGGGCGGCAAGAGCTCGCACTACGCCATCACCAAGCGCATGATGTACGGCGAACCCGAGCTCTGGAAGAGCCTGATGGAGAAGCTGTCAGAGGTCGTTCGCCGCTACCTGCGAGCGCAGGTCGAGGCAGGTGCTCAAGCGGTGCAGCTCTTCGACAGCTGGATTGGTGCGCTGTCTCCTCAGGACTATCGCGACTTCGTTCAGCCTCACGTCGCGCACATCCTGAAAGATCTGGAGACGACTGGCGTACCGGTGATCCACTTCGGCACTGGCACGGCGATGCTGCTCAAGGACCAAAAGGCGGCGGGCGGCACCGTGATCGGTGTCGACTGGCGCACCCCCATGAACTGGGCTCGTGAACAGCTGGGTGACGACGTCACGCTCCAAGGCAACCTGGATCCGCTGGTGCTCCAGGCGCCCGAGGCGGTCGCCAAGCGTCATGTCGATCGGGTGCTGGACGAGGCCGGGGGCAAGCCCCATATCTTCAACCTCGGTCATGGAATCCTCCCGGAAACAAATCCGGACATGGTGAAGATGGTCGCGGACTACGTTCACGAGCGCAGCGCTCGCTGA
- the hemG gene encoding protoporphyrinogen oxidase, with translation MSESLSKHVVVVGGGVTGLTAAYRIHKLRPEWRVTLLESRDRLGGNIVTVREKGFVIDGGPDSFVRTKPAAVKLARELGLEDQLITTKPDGRKVYLAHAGQLEAMPEGMALGVPTRPGPLVRSRLLGWPAKLRLFSEPFWPAGNDDGRDESIYDFLSRRLGGTAAERLAGPLLGGIYAGDIRKLSMRATFPQLIELEKKHRSLVLGTLAMRADGRRRVKGEATPNSRLKRTQQLIQAAWGTAESPFYSFKGGMLSLIDALADALPQGTVRLEAGLDGLRREGEKWQLVSGDQKLEADAVVLACPARVAAKLVPTEQLSRDLSSIQYLSTATVFFAFDRSQVSHPLDGVGFVVPPGEGDILAGTFINSKWEHRVPEGKVLLRAFLGGARGGELVEQQSDAELSARALKELKRLMGRLGEPEWTRVFRYPKSNPQPHLGHKERLVRLRENGVRGLELAGAAYDGVGIPDCVAQAERAAESIIKQLA, from the coding sequence GTGAGCGAATCGCTCTCAAAGCACGTGGTCGTGGTCGGCGGTGGTGTCACCGGGCTGACCGCGGCGTATCGCATTCACAAGCTGCGCCCCGAGTGGCGGGTCACACTCCTCGAGAGCCGTGACCGCCTAGGTGGGAACATCGTCACCGTGCGCGAAAAAGGTTTCGTCATCGATGGTGGGCCGGATTCATTCGTGCGCACCAAGCCGGCGGCGGTGAAGCTCGCCCGCGAGCTCGGGCTGGAGGACCAGCTCATCACCACCAAGCCAGACGGTCGCAAGGTCTACCTGGCGCACGCGGGCCAGCTCGAAGCCATGCCCGAGGGGATGGCGCTGGGCGTCCCAACGCGACCCGGTCCGCTGGTGCGTTCACGGCTGCTCGGCTGGCCCGCCAAGCTGCGCTTGTTCTCCGAGCCTTTCTGGCCCGCAGGCAACGACGACGGTCGCGACGAGTCGATCTACGACTTCCTCTCCCGCCGTCTTGGTGGCACCGCAGCGGAGCGCTTGGCTGGCCCGCTCCTGGGCGGCATCTACGCGGGGGACATCCGCAAGCTGTCCATGCGCGCGACGTTTCCTCAGCTGATCGAGCTGGAGAAGAAGCATCGCAGCCTGGTGCTCGGCACGTTGGCCATGCGTGCGGATGGGCGCCGTCGCGTGAAGGGCGAAGCGACACCGAACAGTCGCCTGAAGCGCACCCAGCAGCTGATCCAGGCTGCCTGGGGCACCGCGGAGAGCCCGTTTTATTCGTTCAAGGGTGGCATGCTCAGCCTGATCGACGCGCTCGCGGATGCATTACCGCAGGGAACTGTTCGGCTCGAAGCTGGGCTCGATGGGTTGCGACGCGAGGGCGAGAAGTGGCAGCTCGTGTCGGGCGACCAGAAGCTCGAGGCTGACGCAGTGGTCCTGGCTTGTCCGGCGCGCGTGGCCGCAAAGCTTGTCCCAACTGAGCAGCTATCGCGGGATCTGTCGAGTATCCAGTACCTCTCGACGGCCACGGTGTTCTTCGCCTTCGACCGCTCGCAGGTGTCTCACCCTCTAGACGGCGTTGGGTTCGTGGTGCCGCCCGGCGAGGGCGATATCCTCGCGGGCACCTTCATCAACTCCAAGTGGGAGCACCGGGTGCCCGAGGGCAAGGTGCTCCTGAGAGCGTTCCTCGGCGGAGCGCGTGGTGGTGAGCTGGTCGAACAGCAGAGTGACGCCGAACTCAGCGCTCGCGCCCTGAAGGAGCTCAAGCGCCTGATGGGGAGGCTCGGCGAACCCGAATGGACGCGCGTGTTCCGCTACCCGAAGAGCAACCCTCAGCCGCACCTCGGACACAAAGAGCGCCTCGTGCGTCTGCGCGAGAACGGAGTTCGCGGGCTGGAGCTAGCCGGAGCCGCTTACGACGGCGTTGGCATTCCGGACTGCGTTGCGCAGGCGGAACGCGCTGCTGAGTCTATCATCAAGCAGCTCGCCTAG
- a CDS encoding protein kinase, whose translation MSSLGTYGRYQLLDLLGRGSITEVFKAKSFGVEGFEKTLVIKRVLPELSAEADFVGRFVREAQLSVRLSHSGVVQVFDLGRVDEAVGTSFFMATELVQGLDLRRLLSLVDRSGKQLPVGLTLYIASEVAKALDHAHRRRDERGTPLGIVHGDLNPGNVLLSWEGEVKLSDFGIGRAFYSLGERAQEELLNQKLAYTSPEQICGNDIDARSDLFSLGTLAYRLLTAKHPFAGARPTQTSSRILGEKPLQPAELRSDVSPSLSALVMQLLEQDPGKRGDSAARVYEQLLEELYAAGARQGARELSDLIEELNEAPSSPELPSEPRLELPSEPRITSVRATSSEGPPSSGRFQGVAQVLDTTPEPAAVNARAFPQGALADLAGREVSALIVRLPRGSNSEETSERAREVVERYGARVLSFGADEVVALFGLDEADGRDTELAVRSGLVLLRSLGASDVEPGVGIHAGRIAAGAIVDVNAADVALLLGQARDLCNTLEGSLIISDAAAKNVGRLFSLESAPGAGRTAARAWIVGEPRSPREAYGRFVGRLDELKRLGGVLARASRRHLQVVGIVGEHGIGKSRLIYEMERRIQRGEFNIRCHLAECVPSGKSLPYSAIVAMLRSLCGVREGDSPERIAAVEPRLRALGLHDEEVEIVLTELGLSRGDRAASAGVLKNAVAGMLDGLAKDQLHVFSWDNAQDIDAPSVELLSRVAERLERARLILLFAARSGEAAHFRELPGYQEVQLGTLDEDDVYRLVCVRLGVREVPEALFQFVHERCAGHPMFVEELLREAQEAGAVVVEDKQITRLDLGGVLSVPRPLRSLLGDRIRRLDDPERDLTIATAIVSSPADTSVLSAMLDCSLGHLNLLAERLEAAKLMLRDGPVALSFPSPLLAEVILASLDDEQLIELHHRAANAYQMILGDRTEQEAARIAYHLAEAGELDRAAGFYATSGMYQLNARRLEYAVGDLARALDLADWDARGGEQLAEWVRALSRAIRHVRSGEGLAELVLRLAVRLEQDSAMSIALRLGAGVDLALSLGALHRYKEARQLLSRAAQLAQQTSLSSSERRALLAAEAEVCFHQGDFRAAMESIEQAKQLTGGDDFERHRMELSSAQALAGAGELDAAQQALDAASAILPAEDDPVMLCERAKVRALIRAFQRDWGGSALAAEQAAELGREAGLSHEVAVNLHNQGDSLMRLGELPRAYAALQKSLEVAEVIGSDRMVNLNRIMLAYLDAANGSNVARRVLGERLAAAEAQRWTWDAITGRYLLGKLLAEQGDVLGARRELTLARRLAEDSKNRLLSEDCRMQLEALEPSSPS comes from the coding sequence GTGAGCAGCCTGGGAACTTACGGTCGATACCAGCTGCTCGATCTGCTCGGGCGCGGCAGCATCACGGAGGTCTTCAAGGCGAAGAGCTTCGGCGTCGAGGGCTTCGAGAAGACCCTGGTCATCAAGCGCGTGCTGCCCGAGCTCTCCGCGGAAGCGGACTTCGTCGGGCGCTTCGTGCGGGAAGCCCAGCTGTCGGTGCGCCTCAGCCACTCAGGGGTCGTGCAGGTGTTCGACCTTGGGCGTGTCGATGAGGCGGTCGGCACGAGCTTTTTCATGGCGACCGAGCTGGTGCAAGGGCTCGACCTACGCAGACTGCTTTCGCTCGTAGATCGCTCGGGCAAGCAGCTACCAGTGGGGCTCACGCTGTACATCGCGAGCGAGGTCGCGAAGGCGCTCGACCATGCGCATCGGCGGCGCGACGAACGGGGCACGCCGCTTGGCATCGTGCACGGCGACTTGAACCCGGGCAACGTGCTGCTCAGCTGGGAGGGCGAGGTCAAGCTGAGTGACTTTGGAATTGGTCGCGCCTTCTACTCCCTCGGCGAACGCGCTCAAGAAGAGCTTTTGAACCAGAAGCTCGCCTACACCAGCCCCGAGCAGATCTGCGGCAATGACATCGACGCGCGGAGCGACCTCTTCAGCCTGGGGACACTCGCCTATCGATTGCTGACCGCGAAACACCCTTTCGCGGGTGCGCGACCGACTCAGACTTCGTCTCGCATCCTTGGGGAAAAGCCTTTGCAGCCCGCGGAGCTACGCTCCGATGTGTCGCCCTCGCTCTCCGCACTGGTCATGCAGCTCTTGGAGCAGGACCCCGGCAAGCGCGGTGATAGCGCGGCGCGAGTCTATGAGCAGCTCTTGGAGGAGCTGTACGCGGCGGGTGCGCGCCAAGGCGCACGCGAACTCAGTGACTTGATCGAGGAGCTGAACGAGGCTCCGTCTAGTCCCGAGCTGCCATCCGAGCCACGGCTCGAGCTACCTTCGGAGCCGCGAATCACCTCCGTGCGGGCGACCTCCAGCGAAGGGCCGCCATCTTCCGGGCGCTTCCAGGGTGTCGCGCAGGTGTTGGACACCACCCCGGAGCCTGCGGCCGTCAACGCTCGAGCGTTTCCCCAAGGTGCGCTGGCGGACCTGGCGGGACGTGAGGTGTCCGCGCTGATCGTGCGGTTGCCTCGCGGATCCAACAGTGAAGAGACGAGCGAGCGTGCCCGCGAGGTGGTGGAGCGCTACGGCGCGCGCGTGCTGAGCTTTGGCGCGGACGAGGTCGTCGCGTTGTTCGGCTTGGACGAAGCGGATGGGCGAGACACGGAGCTTGCGGTGCGCTCTGGATTGGTGCTGCTCAGGAGCCTCGGCGCGAGCGATGTCGAGCCTGGTGTTGGGATCCACGCGGGGCGCATCGCCGCGGGTGCCATCGTCGACGTGAACGCGGCGGACGTGGCGCTCTTGCTCGGGCAGGCGCGTGATCTGTGCAACACCCTGGAGGGCAGCCTGATCATCAGCGACGCCGCGGCGAAGAACGTCGGGCGTTTGTTCTCTCTGGAGTCTGCGCCCGGAGCAGGGCGCACCGCGGCGCGTGCCTGGATCGTCGGTGAACCCCGGTCGCCGCGTGAAGCCTATGGGCGCTTCGTCGGTCGTCTCGACGAACTCAAGCGCCTCGGCGGCGTGCTAGCGCGGGCGTCGCGCCGTCACTTGCAGGTGGTCGGCATCGTGGGCGAGCACGGCATCGGCAAGTCGCGCTTGATTTACGAGATGGAGCGCCGCATCCAACGCGGTGAGTTCAACATCCGTTGCCACTTGGCAGAGTGTGTTCCGAGCGGAAAGAGCCTGCCGTATTCAGCCATCGTCGCCATGCTGCGTTCCCTGTGCGGCGTGCGTGAGGGCGACTCTCCGGAGCGCATCGCAGCGGTGGAGCCTCGCCTGCGCGCCCTCGGGCTGCACGACGAAGAAGTCGAGATCGTCCTTACGGAGCTTGGCCTCAGTCGCGGGGATCGCGCGGCTTCCGCGGGCGTCTTGAAGAACGCCGTCGCGGGCATGCTGGATGGTCTCGCGAAGGATCAGCTGCACGTCTTTTCGTGGGACAACGCTCAAGACATCGACGCGCCGAGCGTCGAGCTCTTGAGCCGCGTTGCTGAGCGACTCGAGCGCGCGCGTCTGATTCTGTTGTTCGCGGCTCGCAGCGGGGAGGCCGCCCATTTCCGCGAGCTACCGGGCTATCAAGAAGTGCAGCTCGGCACCCTGGATGAAGACGATGTGTATCGTCTCGTCTGTGTTCGTTTGGGGGTGAGGGAAGTTCCGGAAGCGCTGTTCCAGTTCGTCCATGAGCGTTGCGCGGGTCACCCGATGTTCGTCGAAGAGCTCCTGCGCGAGGCTCAAGAAGCAGGCGCCGTCGTCGTTGAGGACAAGCAGATCACCCGCCTGGATTTGGGTGGTGTGCTCAGCGTACCTCGACCCTTGCGCTCCCTGCTCGGCGACCGCATTCGGCGCCTGGACGATCCTGAGCGGGACTTGACCATCGCGACGGCCATCGTGAGTTCCCCCGCGGATACATCGGTCTTGAGCGCAATGCTCGACTGCAGCCTCGGGCACCTGAACCTGCTGGCTGAGCGCCTCGAGGCGGCGAAGTTGATGCTGCGAGACGGCCCGGTGGCGCTGTCGTTTCCGTCGCCGCTCCTGGCCGAGGTGATCCTGGCGAGCCTGGATGACGAGCAGCTGATTGAGCTGCACCACCGTGCCGCGAACGCCTACCAGATGATCCTGGGAGATCGGACTGAGCAAGAAGCGGCGCGCATCGCCTATCATCTGGCGGAAGCAGGCGAGCTGGATCGCGCGGCGGGGTTCTACGCGACGAGCGGCATGTATCAGCTGAACGCGCGGCGCCTCGAGTACGCCGTCGGCGACCTCGCGCGGGCGCTCGATCTCGCTGACTGGGACGCGCGGGGCGGCGAACAGCTCGCGGAGTGGGTACGCGCGTTGTCCCGAGCCATTCGTCACGTTCGCTCCGGCGAGGGTCTGGCGGAGCTCGTCTTGCGCCTCGCGGTTCGCCTGGAGCAGGACTCGGCGATGTCCATCGCGCTGCGCCTGGGTGCGGGCGTTGACCTCGCGTTGAGTCTTGGTGCCTTGCATCGCTACAAGGAGGCTCGCCAGCTCCTGAGCCGCGCCGCCCAGCTCGCTCAGCAAACCTCGCTGAGCAGCTCCGAGCGGCGCGCGCTGCTGGCCGCCGAGGCCGAGGTCTGCTTCCACCAGGGAGACTTCCGTGCGGCAATGGAATCGATCGAGCAGGCCAAGCAGCTCACGGGCGGCGACGACTTCGAGCGCCATCGTATGGAGCTCTCGTCCGCCCAGGCTCTCGCCGGCGCTGGAGAGCTAGACGCCGCGCAGCAGGCGCTGGATGCCGCGAGCGCCATTTTGCCCGCGGAGGATGACCCGGTGATGTTGTGCGAACGGGCGAAGGTGCGTGCGCTGATCCGCGCGTTCCAGCGCGACTGGGGTGGTTCCGCGCTCGCGGCGGAACAGGCGGCAGAGCTGGGGCGTGAAGCGGGCCTGAGCCACGAAGTTGCCGTCAACCTGCACAATCAGGGCGACTCACTGATGCGCCTTGGAGAGCTCCCGCGGGCCTACGCGGCGCTGCAGAAGTCGCTCGAGGTGGCTGAGGTGATCGGCTCCGACCGCATGGTGAACCTCAACCGCATCATGCTCGCCTATCTGGATGCGGCGAACGGCTCCAACGTCGCCCGCCGAGTGCTGGGAGAGCGCTTGGCAGCTGCAGAGGCGCAGCGTTGGACGTGGGACGCGATCACTGGCCGCTACCTCTTGGGCAAGCTGTTAGCCGAGCAAGGCGATGTGCTCGGAGCACGCCGTGAGCTCACCTTGGCGCGACGCTTGGCGGAAGACTCGAAGAACCGCCTACTCAGCGAAGACTGCCGGATGCAGCTCGAAGCGCTCGAGCCGTCTAGCCCGAGCTAA
- a CDS encoding sigma-70 family RNA polymerase sigma factor, whose translation MGQQHGRVTQDTRFAPEFRRFALFCQAFLTLVSPWEPRGSRRCPLRVAGNARTKSPPVSGEAPSVPDADQVPLYGLLEAWWSVPESDEASERKFIERLRAHDERAFNELVELYKNRVFALVFRMLGRRDEAEDMTQEVFVQVFKAIGQFRGDSKLSTWIYRIAVNLCKNRVKYMARRHSDRQAELEPIAERAPLSNAKGVTFGDVARPDHMVEGFQMEVIVKLCIEEIETEFREVLVLRDVEDLTYEEIAEITSLPVGTVKSRIHRARAMLKTKVEARMGEKIR comes from the coding sequence CTGGGGCAACAGCATGGGCGGGTCACACAGGACACTCGGTTCGCTCCGGAGTTCCGCCGTTTTGCGCTTTTCTGCCAAGCTTTTCTGACGCTCGTCAGTCCATGGGAACCCCGTGGGTCAAGGCGCTGTCCGCTGCGAGTGGCCGGCAACGCGCGCACCAAGTCGCCCCCAGTCAGTGGGGAAGCACCGAGTGTGCCCGACGCCGACCAAGTTCCGCTATACGGTTTACTTGAGGCTTGGTGGAGCGTGCCCGAATCGGACGAAGCCAGCGAGCGTAAGTTCATCGAGCGCCTGCGGGCGCATGACGAGCGAGCGTTCAACGAGCTTGTTGAGCTCTACAAGAACCGCGTGTTCGCGTTGGTCTTCCGCATGCTCGGGCGCCGGGATGAAGCGGAGGACATGACCCAAGAGGTCTTCGTCCAGGTCTTCAAAGCCATCGGTCAGTTTCGCGGCGACTCCAAGCTCAGTACCTGGATTTATCGCATCGCGGTGAACCTGTGTAAGAACCGGGTCAAGTACATGGCGCGGCGCCACAGTGATCGTCAGGCAGAGCTCGAACCCATCGCTGAACGTGCTCCGCTGAGCAACGCAAAGGGCGTCACCTTTGGCGACGTCGCAAGACCGGATCACATGGTCGAGGGCTTCCAGATGGAGGTCATCGTCAAGCTGTGCATCGAGGAGATCGAGACTGAGTTCCGCGAGGTACTAGTGCTGAGGGACGTGGAGGATCTGACCTACGAGGAGATCGCGGAGATCACGTCCTTGCCCGTCGGCACCGTGAAGAGCCGCATTCATCGCGCACGCGCGATGCTCAAGACCAAGGTGGAAGCGCGCATGGGGGAGAAGATCCGATGA
- a CDS encoding Stp1/IreP family PP2C-type Ser/Thr phosphatase — MSQPLRIEVAGETDVGRKRAHNEDNFAIFAQYGLYIVADGMGGHASGEVASKMAVDTMADFFASTADDPERTWPYKMDRAKGYEENRLITGIKLSNLRIYEASHRNAKQRGMGTTLASLFAVEDGVYVAHVGDSRCYRIRDGKLEQLTEDHSLLNDYKKMKQLTEEEIANFPHKNVIVRALGMKDTVKVDTRFERPLAGDTMLLCSDGLCGPVTDEQILEIVLASPDLPTATHRLIEAANDGGGPDNITCVLARWIP; from the coding sequence GTGTCACAGCCCCTACGTATCGAGGTTGCCGGCGAAACTGACGTCGGACGCAAGCGCGCCCACAACGAGGACAACTTCGCGATCTTCGCGCAGTACGGCCTCTACATCGTCGCAGACGGAATGGGCGGTCACGCTTCGGGCGAGGTCGCATCCAAGATGGCCGTGGACACGATGGCGGATTTCTTCGCCTCGACCGCGGACGATCCGGAGCGCACCTGGCCGTACAAGATGGATCGCGCCAAGGGTTACGAAGAGAACCGGTTGATCACCGGGATCAAGCTCTCGAACCTGCGCATCTACGAAGCTTCACATCGCAACGCGAAGCAACGCGGCATGGGTACGACCCTCGCTTCACTGTTCGCAGTGGAAGACGGCGTCTACGTCGCGCACGTGGGTGACAGCCGCTGCTATCGCATTCGCGACGGCAAGCTCGAACAGCTCACGGAAGATCACTCGCTGCTCAACGACTACAAGAAGATGAAGCAGCTCACCGAGGAGGAGATCGCGAACTTCCCTCACAAGAACGTGATCGTGCGCGCCCTTGGAATGAAGGACACCGTGAAGGTGGACACGCGCTTCGAGCGGCCGCTGGCTGGCGACACCATGTTGCTCTGCAGCGACGGTCTGTGCGGCCCAGTCACGGACGAACAGATCTTGGAGATCGTGCTCGCATCGCCTGATCTGCCGACGGCCACCCATCGCCTGATCGAAGCAGCCAACGACGGCGGCGGACCCGACAACATCACCTGCGTCCTCGCCCGCTGGATCCCGTGA
- the dnaA gene encoding chromosomal replication initiator protein DnaA, which produces MTSSNLEIWTAALERTRKASPASFEQWFSSIQFDKLEAGRLELTARDEFVRDWVKTHFLPSLVNTIDELRAREARTYSDSSPQAPVSRSNEPTQVEWRISSELNNPVCDGKTMRPAVRPRRLQVSEPPPPSSRSDGTAHSQSSREPRFESPSRIHPVRASLKDVLNPKYTFENFVVGPSNELAYAAAMSSAGDDGPRYNPLFICGGTGLGKTHLVHAIAQRLLDQKPNARVIYVSAERFTNEFIEALQHQKMDEFRNRYRRECDLLLLDDIQFLAGREQTQEEFFHTFNALHEADRPIVVTSDTYPQQLQRMPERLVSRFTSGLVADVQVPRLETRVAIVRKKAQLEGIPLTDEVAVLLAQNVQSNVRELEGALIRLAAKSSLTGRPIDYEFASRELAAVAPRRQEPVSVQDIQRAVCNHFRLTNAELLSKDRHKSVAFARQVAMYLCRQRLRCSYPELGRSFGNRDHTTVMSAVRRVEALRQKDPQVNAHLEAIEQELASSGE; this is translated from the coding sequence ATGACTAGCTCAAACCTCGAAATCTGGACCGCTGCCCTCGAACGCACTCGCAAGGCGTCACCCGCCTCGTTCGAGCAGTGGTTCTCGTCCATCCAGTTCGATAAGTTGGAAGCGGGTCGCCTTGAGCTGACTGCTCGCGACGAGTTCGTGCGTGACTGGGTGAAGACCCATTTCCTGCCCAGCCTGGTCAACACCATCGACGAGCTGCGCGCACGCGAAGCACGCACCTACAGCGACAGTTCGCCCCAAGCACCGGTGTCTCGGTCGAACGAACCGACTCAAGTCGAGTGGCGCATCTCGAGTGAGCTGAACAATCCGGTGTGTGATGGTAAAACCATGCGTCCTGCGGTACGGCCGCGGCGCTTGCAAGTCAGCGAGCCACCGCCACCGTCGTCGCGCTCGGATGGGACAGCCCATTCGCAATCATCTCGTGAACCCCGCTTTGAATCGCCCTCTCGGATCCACCCTGTGCGCGCATCACTGAAGGACGTCCTCAACCCGAAGTACACCTTCGAGAACTTCGTCGTCGGCCCATCCAATGAGCTGGCGTATGCGGCTGCCATGTCGTCGGCAGGTGACGACGGCCCTCGCTACAACCCGCTGTTCATCTGCGGTGGTACGGGTCTCGGCAAGACGCACTTGGTCCACGCAATCGCCCAGCGCTTGCTCGACCAGAAGCCCAACGCCCGCGTTATCTACGTGTCGGCCGAACGCTTCACCAACGAGTTCATCGAGGCGCTTCAGCACCAGAAGATGGACGAGTTCCGCAACCGCTACCGACGCGAGTGCGACTTGTTGCTGCTCGACGACATCCAGTTCCTGGCGGGAAGAGAGCAGACTCAGGAGGAGTTCTTCCACACATTCAACGCCCTGCACGAAGCGGATCGGCCGATCGTGGTCACCAGCGACACCTATCCTCAGCAGCTGCAACGCATGCCTGAGCGTCTAGTGTCGCGCTTCACTTCTGGCTTGGTCGCCGATGTTCAGGTGCCCCGCCTCGAGACGCGGGTCGCCATCGTGCGCAAGAAGGCGCAGCTCGAAGGGATCCCGTTGACCGACGAGGTCGCCGTCCTGCTCGCCCAGAACGTGCAGAGCAACGTGCGCGAGCTCGAAGGCGCGTTGATCCGCTTGGCCGCGAAGTCATCGCTCACCGGGCGCCCCATCGACTACGAGTTCGCCAGCCGTGAGCTCGCCGCCGTTGCCCCGCGGCGACAGGAGCCGGTCAGCGTGCAAGACATTCAGCGCGCCGTGTGTAACCACTTCCGGCTCACCAACGCCGAGCTCTTGAGCAAGGATCGCCACAAGAGCGTCGCCTTCGCGCGCCAGGTAGCGATGTACCTCTGCCGCCAGCGCCTGCGCTGCAGCTACCCGGAGCTCGGACGCTCCTTCGGTAACCGCGATCACACCACCGTGATGAGCGCCGTGCGCCGTGTCGAAGCGCTCCGCCAGAAGGACCCGCAGGTCAACGCACACCTCGAGGCTATCGAGCAGGAGCTCGCTTCTAGCGGCGAGTGA